DNA from Minwuia thermotolerans:
GATGGCGCATTGGTGGTCCGCGCGCCCGTCGAAGGCGGGACAGTGGTCGAATGGCGTCCCGCCCCCTAGATTGAATGCATGAGAGCGGTCCGGGAATGGTCCCTGTCCCGCCTGCCCCTGGCGGGAATGGGCGGCGTCTGGGTGATCGCCGCCAGCGCCACCTTCGGCGTCTGGGGCGGCGTCGCCGTCGCTGTGGCGGTGGCGCTGGCCATCGTGGCGCTGCCGCACCTGCCCGAGATCATGGAACTCCGCATCGCCCACGCCCGGCCGCTGCAACGGCGCATGTCGGAGCGGTTCGGGACGCGCCTGGCCGAGATATCCCGGGCAGCGGGGCTCGCGCAGCCGCCGGAGATCAGGGTCATCGACGGCGCCCCCAATGCATTTTCCATCGGCGACCGGCGCCACTGCGTGATCCTGATTTCGCGCAGTCTTCTGGAGCTGTTGTCGGAGCGGCATCTGATCGCGGTGATCGCCCACGAGGTCGCCCATGTCGCCGCCGGGGAC
Protein-coding regions in this window:
- a CDS encoding M48 family metalloprotease, which translates into the protein MRAVREWSLSRLPLAGMGGVWVIAASATFGVWGGVAVAVAVALAIVALPHLPEIMELRIAHARPLQRRMSERFGTRLAEISRAAGLAQPPEIRVIDGAPNAFSIGDRRHCVILISRSLLELLSERHLIAVIAHEVAHVAAGDVRLIRFGEAMSRVTFAAAVLGLLTGAVTYMITGEQMAPDWVYWFLAFAPAATSLLQTALSRRREYAADARSVRLTGDPGALSQALARIQFANGAHMKDTIEEFAGVRGRSWMRTHPPVPDRIDRLQRMAGRN